A single region of the Triticum dicoccoides isolate Atlit2015 ecotype Zavitan chromosome 2B, WEW_v2.0, whole genome shotgun sequence genome encodes:
- the LOC119362512 gene encoding transcription factor NIGT1-like isoform X1 produces the protein MEMEVPSAQADRDGARRRLRDYLLALEEERRKIHVFQRELPLCLDLVTQTIEGMKSQMGGAASEETVSDHDGPVLEEFIPLKPSLSLSSSDDETSTHAAAPVSNAKAETPPPTPETKKAMPDWLQSAQLSTWSEPQQSSSLRKVLPCRPVALNATRTGGAFHPFEKEKQPEAELPASSTTAPASTALVGDSGDKATSDTEVHDKDSKDITEKDTDKDKDKEGQSQPNRKPRRCWAPELHRRFLEALQQLGGSHAVATPKQIRELMKVDALTNDEVKSHLQKYRLHTSRRPSSTAQSSAAAATQPTPQFFVVGSCIWVPQQEYAAAAAAAAATNVASGSPNQVYAPTATLPSGLKPHLAKQSSRRSEGPRSGDTGGVNSDSDNPTMSSSSQTTSAGHP, from the exons ATGGAGATGGAGGTGCCGTCGGCGCAGGCGGACCGCGACGGCGCCCGGCGACGGCTCCGGGACTACCTGCTCGCGCTCGAGGAGGAGCGCCGCAAGATCCACGTCTTCCAGCGCGAGCTCCCcctctgcctcgacctcgtcacccaGA CAATCGAGGGGATGAAGAGCCAGATGGGCGGCGCCGCCAGCGAGGAGACGGTGAGCGACCACGACGGGCCCGTGCTCGAGGAGTTCATCCCGCTCAAGCCCAGCCTATCCTTGTCCTCTTCCGATGACGAGACTAGCACCCACGCCGCGGCGCCGGTCTCAAACGCTAAGGCCGAGACGCCGCCGCCCACGCCGGAGACCAagaaggcgatgccggactggctcCAGTCCGCGCAGCTTTCGACCTGGAGTGAGCCCCAGCAATCATCATCTCTTCGAAAG GTGCTGCCATGCAGACCGGTGGCGCTGAACGCCACCAGGACCGGGGGAGCGTTCCACCCCTTCGAGAAGGAGAAGCAGCCCGAGGCTGAGCTGCCGGCCTCGTCAACCACGGCACCGGCAAGCACGGCGTTGGTCGGAGACAGCGGCGACAAAGCCACCAGCGACACTGAGGTGCACGACAAGGACAGCAAGGATATCACTGAGAAAGACACAGACAAAGACAAAGACAAAGAGGGGCAGTCGCAGCCTAACCGGAAGCCACGGCGGTGCTGGGCGCCGGAGCTCCACCGCCGGTTCCTGGAAGCATTGCAGCAGCTGGGCGGGTCCCACG CAGTGGCGACACCGAAGCAGATCCGGGAGCTGATGAAGGTCGACGCCCTCACCAACGACGAGGTCAAGAGCCATTTGCAG AAGTACCGTCTGCACACGTCAAGGCGGCCGAGCTCCACGGCCCAGAGCAGCGCCGCCGCAGCAACTCAGCCCACGCCGCAGTTCTTCGTGGTGGGCAGCTGCATCTGGGTTCCCCAGCAGGAGTATGCcgccgcggcggccgccgccgcggcaACCAATGTTGCATCGGGAAGCCCGAACCAAGTATACGCTCCGACGGCGACGTTGCCATCAGGGTTGAAGCCACACTTAGCAAAGCAGTCGAGTAGGCGGTCGGAAGGACCGAGGAGCGGCGACACTGGCGGCGTTAACTCGGACTCGGACAACCCAACTATGTCGTCGTCGTCGCAAACCACATCTGCAGGGCATCCTTAG
- the LOC119362512 gene encoding transcription factor NIGT1-like isoform X2, producing the protein MEMEVPSAQADRDGARRRLRDYLLALEEERRKIHVFQRELPLCLDLVTQTIEGMKSQMGGAASEETVSDHDGPVLEEFIPLKPSLSLSSSDDETSTHAAAPVSNAKAETPPPTPETKKAMPDWLQSAQLSTWSEPQQSSSLRKVLPCRPVALNATRTGGAFHPFEKEKQPEAELPASSTTAPASTALVGDSGDKATSDTEVHDKDSKDITEKDTDKDKDKEGQSQPNRKPRRCWAPELHRRFLEALQQLGGSHVATPKQIRELMKVDALTNDEVKSHLQKYRLHTSRRPSSTAQSSAAAATQPTPQFFVVGSCIWVPQQEYAAAAAAAAATNVASGSPNQVYAPTATLPSGLKPHLAKQSSRRSEGPRSGDTGGVNSDSDNPTMSSSSQTTSAGHP; encoded by the exons ATGGAGATGGAGGTGCCGTCGGCGCAGGCGGACCGCGACGGCGCCCGGCGACGGCTCCGGGACTACCTGCTCGCGCTCGAGGAGGAGCGCCGCAAGATCCACGTCTTCCAGCGCGAGCTCCCcctctgcctcgacctcgtcacccaGA CAATCGAGGGGATGAAGAGCCAGATGGGCGGCGCCGCCAGCGAGGAGACGGTGAGCGACCACGACGGGCCCGTGCTCGAGGAGTTCATCCCGCTCAAGCCCAGCCTATCCTTGTCCTCTTCCGATGACGAGACTAGCACCCACGCCGCGGCGCCGGTCTCAAACGCTAAGGCCGAGACGCCGCCGCCCACGCCGGAGACCAagaaggcgatgccggactggctcCAGTCCGCGCAGCTTTCGACCTGGAGTGAGCCCCAGCAATCATCATCTCTTCGAAAG GTGCTGCCATGCAGACCGGTGGCGCTGAACGCCACCAGGACCGGGGGAGCGTTCCACCCCTTCGAGAAGGAGAAGCAGCCCGAGGCTGAGCTGCCGGCCTCGTCAACCACGGCACCGGCAAGCACGGCGTTGGTCGGAGACAGCGGCGACAAAGCCACCAGCGACACTGAGGTGCACGACAAGGACAGCAAGGATATCACTGAGAAAGACACAGACAAAGACAAAGACAAAGAGGGGCAGTCGCAGCCTAACCGGAAGCCACGGCGGTGCTGGGCGCCGGAGCTCCACCGCCGGTTCCTGGAAGCATTGCAGCAGCTGGGCGGGTCCCACG TGGCGACACCGAAGCAGATCCGGGAGCTGATGAAGGTCGACGCCCTCACCAACGACGAGGTCAAGAGCCATTTGCAG AAGTACCGTCTGCACACGTCAAGGCGGCCGAGCTCCACGGCCCAGAGCAGCGCCGCCGCAGCAACTCAGCCCACGCCGCAGTTCTTCGTGGTGGGCAGCTGCATCTGGGTTCCCCAGCAGGAGTATGCcgccgcggcggccgccgccgcggcaACCAATGTTGCATCGGGAAGCCCGAACCAAGTATACGCTCCGACGGCGACGTTGCCATCAGGGTTGAAGCCACACTTAGCAAAGCAGTCGAGTAGGCGGTCGGAAGGACCGAGGAGCGGCGACACTGGCGGCGTTAACTCGGACTCGGACAACCCAACTATGTCGTCGTCGTCGCAAACCACATCTGCAGGGCATCCTTAG